A stretch of Lathyrus oleraceus cultivar Zhongwan6 chromosome 6, CAAS_Psat_ZW6_1.0, whole genome shotgun sequence DNA encodes these proteins:
- the LOC127094514 gene encoding F-box/kelch-repeat protein At3g23880 yields MPLPTLPFDVVVEILSRLPVKILMQLQCVCKSWKSLISDPKFAKKHLRHASQSLVLTVGELDFVVIANPLSSVFTEATTTTIQVDYPVKDKDDSAAIVGSCHGILCLSFCSQPMKVAVVCYPHTLVQGPVSNCRNLVKVHTLGTTSWRTIQDFPPNTLILNESGKFLRGAINWLAYRQRHSSCWVIMSLDLEKEFHREIPQPDYGGINVLSLNIGVLRDCLCIFSNADTFSDVWLMKEYGNKDSWTKLFRLPHTRNLGSWPLVYALYVSNDDQVLFDIEREELVVYNSRDGTFKDPGIQIIDKWMESEVYHESLISPCF; encoded by the exons ATGCCACTTCCCACTCTTCCATTCGATGTTGTGGTAGAAATTCTCTCTAGGCTTCCTGTGAAGATCCTCATGCAACTACAATGCGTCTGCAAATCCTGGAAATCTCTAATCTCTGATCCCAAATTCGCCAAGAAGCACCTTCGCCACGCGAGTCAGAGCCTCGTCTTAACCGTCGGGGAACTCGATTTCGTCGTCATAGCTAACCCGCTCTCCTCCGTTTTCACAGAAGCGACCACCACAACCATACAGGTAGACTACCCTGTAAAAGATAAAGACGATTCCGCTGCCATTGTTGGCTCTTGTCACGGCATCCTCTGCCTCAGCTTCTGTTCACAACCAATGAAG GTTGCTGTCGTTTGTTATCCACATACTCTTGTTCAGGGTCCTGTTAGCAATTGCAGAAATCTAGTAAAAGTTCATACTCTGGGAACCACTTCTTGGAGAACAATTCAGGACTTCCCTCCTAATACTCTCATTTTGAATGAATCAGGAAAATTCCTTAGGGGAGCTATTAATTGGTTAGCATATAGACAGAGGCATTCTTCATGTTGGGTCATTATGTCTCTTGATTTGGAGAAAGAATTTCACAGAGAGATACCACAGCCTGATTATGGAGGGATAAATGTGCTTAGTTTAAACATAGGGGTGTTGAGGGATTGCTTATGCATATTTTCTAATGCTGATACGTTTTCAGATGTTTGGCTTATGAAAGAGTATGGAAATAAAGATTCTTGGACTAAATTGTTCCGTCTTCCTCACACCAGAAATCTTGGTTCTTGGCCTCTTGTTTATGCACTTTATGTTTCTAACGATGATCAAGTGCTATTTGATATTGAGCGAGAAGAGTTGGTTGTTTACAATTCTAGAGATGGTACTTTTAAGGATCCCGGTATTCAAATCATAGACAAATGGATGGAATCAGAAGTCTACCATGAGAGTTTGATATCACCTTGCTTTTAA
- the LOC127094513 gene encoding DNA repair protein RAD5B: MPSRVGRSNLGYGSGSRSSISGQESHGMYSSRQGTGYGGGSYGGSDVGGMYSSSYGGDYVSRGSDVGGSSYSSMYSGRGAGGGSSYMGSGGSILADAMGLGKTVMTIALILSNPGRVKSEDSNAESLYDNIFSTKRRNINNVEGGTLIVCPMALLGQWKDELETHSKSGSISIFVHYGGGRTDNVDLLLEYDVVLTTYGVLSASYKSDGENSIYHRVQWFRVVLDEAHHIKAHKSQVAQATIALSSHCRWCLTRTPLQNSLEDLFSLLSFLRVEQTC; encoded by the exons ATGCCTAGTAGAGTTGGAAGATCAAATCTTGGATATGGCAGTGGCAGCCGAAGTTCTATTTCTGGTCAAGAATCACACGGGATGTATAGCAGTCGGCAGGGAACAGGTTATGGTGGAG GATCTTATGGTGGCAGTGATGTTGGAGGCATGTACTCGTCAAGTTATGGTGGTGATTACGTTTCTCGTGGAAGTGAT GTTGGCGGCAGCTCATATTCGTCAATGTATTCTGGCAGAGGTGCCGGCGGCGGTAGCAGTTACATGGGCAGCGGTGGATCT ATTCTGGCGGATGCAATGGGACTTGGAAAGACTGTTATGACAATTGCTTTGATTCTAAGTAATCCAGGCAGGGTGAAGTCAGAAGACAGTAACGCAGAGAGCCTATATGACAATATTTTCTCAACTAAGAGGAGGAATATTAACAATGTAGAGGGTGGCACTCTGATTGTTTGTCCCATGGCATTATTGGGTCAGTGGAAG GACGAGCTTGAAACACATTCAAAATCAGGCAGCATATCCATATTTGTTCATTATGGTGGGGGTAGAACTGATAATGTTGATTTGTTGTTAGAGTACGACGTTGTCTTGACAACATATGGTGTCCTATCAGCTTCATATAAAAGT GATGGAGAGAATAGCATCTACCACAGGGTCCAATGGTTCAGAGTGGTACTAGACGAAGCTCACCATATTAAAGCCCATAAAAGTCAGGTTGCCCAGGCTACTATTGCCCTGTCCTCACACTGCCGCTGGTGTCTAACTAGAACACCGCTTCAG AATAGTTTGGAGGATCTATTCAGTCTCCTGTCTTTCCTGCGCGTTGAACAAACTTGCTAG